From a single Herpetosiphon gulosus genomic region:
- a CDS encoding response regulator — MQATPELILIVDDQTTNVMVLQRMLERAGYATACARSGFEALTMLEQQVPDLILLDVMMPEMDGYQTLQAIRERNHLPFIPIIFVSAKQTTADTVTGLDLGADDYVTKPVNRDELLARMRVLLRLKHTRRALHREQERLRFLYRVSQTLHRSLDIDQVLPEALNAINELLGASRGSVLLLDDQNRVWRRILFRPHLPPAEAEQAIQAVLREGLASYALRTGEVQIVEDAQNDPRWKHFYDDREEIGSALALPLHNYAQNTIIGVFILVHPQRNFFRTELETLIKALTDQLSVALTNAAVYTRLREAEDSRDGFIQMLTHDLRAPLAGMVGCFDALMTTQLDDDGKLFVELGFRAGAAQQRLIDDLLDVYKAEAGRLMLSQETTSLQRLGELLSEQVLGITVEQQLSFELDLPAEPLVVLDEHKMVRVLANLVSNGIKWTRPGGTIRVVGTIDQVQQLITLNVSDTGQGIAAEDIPHIFDKFYQGRTTAQSRGTGLGLTFCNLAVGAHGGTISVDSQVGKGTTVTVQLPWKE, encoded by the coding sequence ATGCAAGCAACACCCGAACTAATTTTGATTGTGGATGATCAAACCACCAATGTGATGGTGTTACAGCGGATGTTGGAACGCGCTGGTTATGCCACTGCCTGTGCTCGTAGCGGCTTCGAAGCCTTGACCATGCTCGAACAACAAGTCCCCGATTTGATTTTGCTTGACGTGATGATGCCGGAGATGGATGGCTATCAAACGCTTCAGGCAATTCGTGAGCGCAATCATCTGCCATTTATTCCAATTATCTTTGTTTCGGCCAAACAAACCACCGCCGACACGGTAACTGGTTTGGATTTGGGCGCTGATGATTACGTTACCAAGCCCGTTAATCGTGATGAATTGTTGGCTCGAATGCGGGTGCTGCTGCGCCTGAAGCATACACGGCGGGCATTGCATCGTGAACAAGAACGTTTGCGCTTTCTCTATCGGGTTTCGCAAACCTTGCATCGCTCATTGGATATTGATCAAGTGCTGCCCGAAGCCTTGAATGCGATCAATGAACTGCTGGGAGCCAGCCGTGGTAGCGTGTTGCTGCTCGATGATCAAAATCGGGTTTGGCGGCGGATCTTGTTTCGGCCACATTTGCCGCCTGCCGAGGCTGAGCAAGCGATTCAGGCGGTGTTGCGTGAAGGCTTGGCTTCATATGCCTTGCGTACTGGCGAAGTCCAAATTGTCGAAGATGCCCAGAATGATCCCCGCTGGAAGCATTTTTATGATGATCGTGAGGAAATTGGCTCGGCACTGGCCTTGCCATTGCATAATTATGCCCAAAATACGATCATTGGGGTGTTTATCTTGGTGCATCCTCAGCGCAATTTCTTCCGCACCGAGCTAGAAACCTTGATCAAAGCCCTGACTGATCAATTAAGCGTCGCCTTAACCAACGCTGCGGTTTACACCCGTTTGCGCGAAGCTGAAGATAGCCGCGATGGTTTTATTCAGATGCTGACCCACGACTTACGCGCACCGTTGGCGGGCATGGTTGGCTGCTTTGATGCCTTGATGACCACCCAACTTGATGATGATGGCAAATTGTTTGTCGAGCTTGGTTTTCGAGCCGGAGCTGCCCAACAACGCCTGATTGATGATTTGCTCGATGTGTATAAGGCTGAGGCAGGCCGCTTGATGCTTAGCCAAGAAACCACCAGCCTGCAACGTTTGGGTGAATTGTTGAGTGAGCAAGTCTTGGGGATCACGGTTGAGCAACAACTGAGCTTTGAACTTGATCTACCAGCTGAACCATTGGTGGTGCTTGATGAGCATAAAATGGTACGGGTATTGGCCAATTTGGTGAGCAATGGCATCAAATGGACGCGACCAGGTGGTACAATTCGCGTCGTTGGCACGATTGATCAAGTGCAGCAACTGATTACCCTGAACGTGAGCGATACGGGGCAGGGAATTGCTGCCGAAGATATTCCGCATATTTTCGATAAATTTTATCAAGGCCGTACTACAGCCCAATCACGGGGCACTGGGTTGGGCTTGACCTTTTGTAATTTAGCAGTTGGTGCTCATGGCGGCACAATTAGCGTAGATAGCCAAGTAGGCAAGGGGACGACTGTCACCGTGCAGCTACCTTGGAAGGAGTAA